A stretch of Bos indicus isolate NIAB-ARS_2022 breed Sahiwal x Tharparkar chromosome 24, NIAB-ARS_B.indTharparkar_mat_pri_1.0, whole genome shotgun sequence DNA encodes these proteins:
- the SIGLEC15 gene encoding sialic acid-binding Ig-like lectin 15 isoform X2 → MNSAPAQRWSMQVPAEVSATAGEAAVLPCTFTHPHRHYDGPLTAIWRAGEPFAGPQVFRCAAARGSELCQTALSLHGRFRLLGNPRRNDLSLRLERLALADDGRYFCRVEFAGDVHDRYESRQGVRLRVTAAPRIVNISVLPGPGHAFHALCTAEGEPPPALAWSGPALGNGSAATRSPGHDHGHQVTAELPALAHDGRYTCTASNSLGRAEASVYLFRFHGASMASATALLLGALGLKALLLLGVLGVWATAQHRLEHPVTPDAPPRPQAQESNYENLNQMSPRGPPAAVCSP, encoded by the exons CCTTCACGCACCCGCACCGCCACTACGACGGGCCGCTCACGGCCATCTGGCGCGCGGGCGAGCCGTTCGCCGGCCCGCAGGTGTTCCGCTGCGCCGCGGCGCGCGGCAGCGAGCTGTGCCAGACGGCGCTCAGCCTGCACGGCCGCTTCCGGCTGCTCGGCAACCCGCGCCGCAACGACCTGTCGCTGCGCCTCGAGCGCCTGGCGCTGGCCGACGACGGCCGCTACTTCTGCCGCGTCGAGTTCGCGGGCGACGTCCACGACCGCTACGAAAGCCGCCAGGGCGTCCGGCTCCGCGTGACGG CCGCCCCGCGGATCGTCAACATCTCTGTGCTGCCAGGCCCGGGGCACGCCTTCCACGCACTCTGCACAGCTGAAGGGGAGCCACCGCCCGCCCTAGCCTGGTCCGGCCCGGCCCTGGGCAACGGCTCGGCCGCCACGCGGAGCCCAGGTCATGATCACGGCCACCAGGTGACTGCCGAGCTGCCCGCGCTGGCCCACGACGGCCGCTACACGTGTACGGCCTCCAACAGCCTGGGCCGCGCCGAAGCCAGCGTCTACTTGTTTCGTTTCCATGGCGCCTCCATGGCCTCGGCGACCGCCCTCCTGCTCGGCGCGCTCGGCCTCAAGGCGCTGCTGCTGCTTGGCGTTCTGGGCGTTTGGGCCACTGCCCAGCATCGCCTAG AGCACCCAGTCACCCCGGACGCTCCGCCAAG GCCCCAGGCTCAGGAGTCCAATTATGAGAATTTGAACCAGATGAGCCCTCGGGGCCCACCAGCAGCTGTGTGTTCACCGTGA